The following nucleotide sequence is from Pseudobutyrivibrio ruminis HUN009.
TTACACCTACAACCGCAATAGCGATAAGAACTATTCTTGCCATTACCATCTGCATATGCTCTGAAAGTTCAATTCCAAAAGTCTCATGCAAAATGTTTTCTGAAACTGATGAAGAGGCTGCAAGCATCTGTGAATCACAGGTAGACATTGTACATGCCAAGATACCTGCAAGAATTACACCTGCTAAAAGTGATGCTAAAAATCCATGCTCTGCTAATGTCTGAGCAATGATAACAATGGCTCTTTCTGAATCTTCAAGCTCTGGAAGCACCCCTGCATGCACCATTGTTCTTGTCATAACACCGATAAAAATTGCAACGCCCATTGCGATAAATACCCAAACGGTAGAAATGCGACGGCTAAGCTTAATCTTTTCTGGATCCTCGATTGCCATAAATCTAAGAAGGATATGTGGCATTCCAAAATATCCCAGTCCCCATGCCATGGTAGAAATGATTGTGATTAATCCGCCATATGACACGCGACTGCTTGATGCAAAATCATGAGTTGCAAGAAGGCTAATATAACCATCAAGTGAAAGTGAATAATCCTGAACAGTAGCTACGCCTCCTACAGTTGATAGGCCAAAGCAAACAACTGCAATAAGAGCTACCGTCATAATAATTGACTGGAGAAAGTCTGTAACTGATGCTGCAGTAAATCCACCTGTAGCTGTATAGCCAATGATTACTGCTGCAGATACAAGCATCGCGATTGTGTAATCAAGTCCAAACAAAGATGAGAAAAGCTTGCCGCATGCAGCGAATCCAGAACCTACATAAGGTACAAAGAATACTACAATGATAAGTGATGATGCCACCATCAAGATGTGGCTTTTGTCTCTGAATCTATGTTCAAAGAAATCTGGTATTGTAACCGAATTGTTTTTCTCAGAATATTTGCGAAGTCTTTTTGCAACAATTAACCAGTTTACATATGTTCCAATTCCAAGTCCAAGTGCTGTCCAGAACACATCACAAATACCTGATGCATAAGCGATTCCAGGAAGACCCATCAAAAGCCATGAGGACATATCCGATGCTTCAGCACTCATTGCTGTAACAAATGGTCCAAGCTTTCTACCACCTAAATAATAATCGCCAATAGTCTGATTGTCCTTTGCAAAAGTGGCACCCATAATAAGCAATGCCGCAAGGTACACTACAATTGCAATAACTATTCCTAGTGTTGCCATTTTATTCTCCTCTACTTAAGATAATTTGATAAGAACTGTCTAGTTCGTTCCTCCCCTGGATTGTCGATAACCTGAGCCGGAGTTCCCTGCTCAGCTATCACTCCGCCATCCATGAAAATGATTTCATCTGAAACTTCTCTGGCAAAACCGATTTCATGTGTAACGATAATCATTGTTGTATGATTGTCAGCAAGCTCTCTGATTACCTTTAGTACTTCCCCTGTAAGCTCCGGGTCAAGAGCTGATGTAGGTTCATCAAAGCAAAGGATGTCAGGTTTCAGGGCAAGAGCACGTGCAATTGCCACTCTTTGCTGCTGACCGCCAGATAACTGGTGCGGATAGTTATCCATTCTATCCGAAAGTCCCATTTTATTCAAAAGAATTTTTCCCTCTTCCAAAATTTCAGCCTGGCTTTTTCCATTATTTTCAAGCTTTGGAGCCAAAATAACATTTTCTAAAGCTGTATACTGAGGGAACAGATTGAACTGTTGGAAAACCATTCCAAAGTGCAATCTCTTTTCTCTTAAATTCTCGTTTTTTCCTGGTTTATTATTGCCATCAAAAAGAAGATTTCCATTTACAGTAATTGTTCCTGAATCAGGAGTTTCAAGAAAGTTCAAGCATCTAAGTAAGGTTGTCTTACCACTTCCAGAGCTTCCAAGAATAGACAGAGTCTGGCCCTTTTCCATATCAAAGCTAATGCCCTTTAGGATTTCTTCTTTATCAAAGCTTTTTCTAATATCTTTAACTTCTAATATCGCCATAGTTCACATCCATTATTTAAAGTAGTCTAATTTCTTTTCTATGTAGCCGAAAAGCAATGTAAGCAATCCGCTGAATATCAAATAAAATACTCCCGTGTAGAAAAGAGGCCAAATAATTCCAGCACTCTTTATAAATCTCTCGCCTTCCCAAATGATTTCATAAAAAGCAATAACTCTGGCAAGAGATGTATCCTTTACAAGAGTGATAACTTCGTTTGAGATAGGTGGAACAATTCTCTTTACAACCTGAAGAAGTATGATTCTGAAGAAGGTTTGCTGTCTTGTAAGTCCAAGCACTGCGGCAGCTTCATACTGTCCCTTTGGAATAGATTGGATTCCTCCACGGAAGATTTCACTGAAGTAGCAAGCATAATTGATTACGAAAGCTACAAGAGCTGCCGTAAATCTGCCTGAATCTCCTGAGCCCCACAAGTTCATGCCAAAGAATATTCCTGGTCCATAGAAAATAATCAAAAGCTGTAGCATAAGAGGTGTTCCTCGAACTACCCATATGATAAATCTGATTGGCATTCTCACCACAGGAGTCCTGCTCATAGAACCAAAGCTAATTATCAGCCCCAGTGGTAAAGAGAATAATAAAGTTAGCGAAAAAAGCTTTAGGGTTCCGAAGAACCCCTCTAAAAGCGATATTGTAACCGTTGAAAACATGTTGTTAATAATCCTTTTTATAGTTTTAGATTACTGCTCTACAACGGCATCCTGTACGCCGTATGTTTCAGCAATTTCAGTCATTGTGCCATCTTCATAAAGAGTCTTGAACTGGTCATTAATATATGCAGCTAAGTCAGAACCCTTTCTACAACCAACACCGTACTCCTCTGTTGTGAGCTCTACTGTGTGTGTAAGGTCAGGATAGCTTGTTCCTTCTCCTACCATAGCACCTGCCATAAGAAGATCGATGATACATGCATCAGATGTGCCTGCAGCAACTTCCATAACTGCATCTGCCTGAGATTTTACAGCTACATAATCGAGGCCATTGTCTGAAGCGGCAGCCTCACCTGCAGAACCTGACTCAACAGCGAAGCTAAGTTCCTTTGCCTCATCTACTGTTGTTACTGAATCAGCCTTGTCTGCATTTACAACGATAACCTGAGCATTGTTGCAGTATGCATTTGTTGTCTCCATAGCGTTTGTAACCTCTGGAGTAAGTGTCATACCGTTCCATACCACATCAATTGATTTATTCTCAAGCTCAAGAATTTTGTTGTCCCAATCGATTTCAACAAACTCTACATCTACGCCAAGGCTATCTGCTACAGCCTTTGCCATATCTGCATCAAATCCAACCCACTCACCATTATCATCCTTGTAATCCATAGGAGCAAAATCTGTGATACCAACGATAAGCTTACCCTTCTCCTGGATATAAGCCACATCGCTTTCTGATGCCTCTGCTGATTCTGTAGACTCTGCTGTATCAGATGTATTCTCTGTTTGGCTTGTCTGGTCCGCTCCGCATGCAACAAACCCCATAGCCATTGTTAAAGCCATAATAGTAGCTAATAATCTCTTCTTCATATAATCCGCCTCCTAAAATTATGTTTAACGCACTTTAGTGTGATAAATCACTAAACTATCTTATACTTTAGTACATTATCATACTAAATTATTTTTGTAAACTATCATTTAATTTCTGGATGGCATTATAAATGTTTTCAGTTTCGATTTTACTGCAAGAAAGCAGCACAGTTACTTCATCCTCGGAGGCTTCTAGTATGTTAACTGCAACTTGTGAATTTTCTATTTTATCAAGAATTCCAGCTCCTTTTATCCTCATTGCCATTTCCATTCCGCTTTCCCCCATAATGATTTCAGCATCAGCAGAAAAGAGTTTTTGAAGCACTTCATACATAAGGTTTCTTTTATCATCG
It contains:
- a CDS encoding sodium/proline symporter — protein: MATLGIVIAIVVYLAALLIMGATFAKDNQTIGDYYLGGRKLGPFVTAMSAEASDMSSWLLMGLPGIAYASGICDVFWTALGLGIGTYVNWLIVAKRLRKYSEKNNSVTIPDFFEHRFRDKSHILMVASSLIIVVFFVPYVGSGFAACGKLFSSLFGLDYTIAMLVSAAVIIGYTATGGFTAASVTDFLQSIIMTVALIAVVCFGLSTVGGVATVQDYSLSLDGYISLLATHDFASSSRVSYGGLITIISTMAWGLGYFGMPHILLRFMAIEDPEKIKLSRRISTVWVFIAMGVAIFIGVMTRTMVHAGVLPELEDSERAIVIIAQTLAEHGFLASLLAGVILAGILACTMSTCDSQMLAASSSVSENILHETFGIELSEHMQMVMARIVLIAIAVVGVIIARDPNSSVFGIVSFAWAGFGAAFGPIMLLALFWKRANRYGAIAGMIGGGVMIFIWKFLIKPLGGVFGIYELLPGFIVALVLCVAVSLLTPAPEQEIVDEFNSVS
- a CDS encoding amino acid ABC transporter ATP-binding protein, with translation MAILEVKDIRKSFDKEEILKGISFDMEKGQTLSILGSSGSGKTTLLRCLNFLETPDSGTITVNGNLLFDGNNKPGKNENLREKRLHFGMVFQQFNLFPQYTALENVILAPKLENNGKSQAEILEEGKILLNKMGLSDRMDNYPHQLSGGQQQRVAIARALALKPDILCFDEPTSALDPELTGEVLKVIRELADNHTTMIIVTHEIGFAREVSDEIIFMDGGVIAEQGTPAQVIDNPGEERTRQFLSNYLK
- a CDS encoding amino acid ABC transporter permease, producing MFSTVTISLLEGFFGTLKLFSLTLLFSLPLGLIISFGSMSRTPVVRMPIRFIIWVVRGTPLMLQLLIIFYGPGIFFGMNLWGSGDSGRFTAALVAFVINYACYFSEIFRGGIQSIPKGQYEAAAVLGLTRQQTFFRIILLQVVKRIVPPISNEVITLVKDTSLARVIAFYEIIWEGERFIKSAGIIWPLFYTGVFYLIFSGLLTLLFGYIEKKLDYFK
- a CDS encoding transporter substrate-binding domain-containing protein, with translation MKKRLLATIMALTMAMGFVACGADQTSQTENTSDTAESTESAEASESDVAYIQEKGKLIVGITDFAPMDYKDDNGEWVGFDADMAKAVADSLGVDVEFVEIDWDNKILELENKSIDVVWNGMTLTPEVTNAMETTNAYCNNAQVIVVNADKADSVTTVDEAKELSFAVESGSAGEAAASDNGLDYVAVKSQADAVMEVAAGTSDACIIDLLMAGAMVGEGTSYPDLTHTVELTTEEYGVGCRKGSDLAAYINDQFKTLYEDGTMTEIAETYGVQDAVVEQ